One stretch of Akkermansia massiliensis DNA includes these proteins:
- a CDS encoding ABC transporter ATP-binding protein, whose translation MLQLKNIKKVYNGVPILNGISLDIGKGEIVSILGPSGSGKTTLLNVILGLAELDGGQILFDGEDVSGTPMQRRGFNIVFQDYALFPNLNAYRNITYGLKNKPGVSSPREVRELVELLGLSEHLDKRIDQLSGGQKQRVALARTLVMKPRILLLDEPLSALDGVIKESIKSRIKTIAREYNLTTIIVTHDPEEALTLSDRVLILNEGGISQYSTPREIISSPSNSFVKQFILNQLEIKRNNILSLFEGSYA comes from the coding sequence ATGCTACAGTTGAAAAACATCAAGAAAGTCTATAACGGAGTTCCCATTCTGAACGGCATCAGCCTGGACATCGGGAAAGGGGAAATCGTCTCCATCCTGGGGCCGTCCGGCAGCGGAAAGACTACGCTGCTGAACGTCATCCTGGGGCTGGCGGAACTGGACGGCGGCCAGATCCTTTTTGACGGGGAGGACGTGAGCGGCACGCCCATGCAGCGGCGCGGCTTCAACATCGTGTTCCAGGATTATGCCCTGTTCCCCAACCTGAACGCCTATCGGAACATCACGTACGGCCTGAAGAACAAGCCGGGGGTCAGCTCCCCCCGTGAGGTGCGGGAGCTGGTGGAGCTGCTGGGCCTGAGCGAACATCTGGACAAGCGCATCGACCAGCTTTCCGGCGGCCAGAAGCAGCGCGTGGCCCTGGCCCGCACGCTGGTGATGAAGCCCCGCATCCTGCTGTTGGACGAACCTCTGAGCGCCCTGGACGGCGTCATCAAGGAGTCCATCAAGTCCCGCATCAAGACGATTGCCCGGGAGTACAACCTGACCACGATCATTGTGACGCATGACCCGGAGGAGGCCCTTACCCTGTCCGACCGGGTGCTGATCCTGAACGAAGGAGGCATTTCCCAGTATTCCACGCCGCGGGAAATCATTTCCAGCCCCAGCAACAGCTTTGTGAAGCAGTTCATCCTGAACCAGCTGGAGATCAAGAGGAATAACATTCTTTCCCTCTTTGAGGGTTCCTATGCATAA
- the phnW gene encoding 2-aminoethylphosphonate--pyruvate transaminase, with amino-acid sequence MRNYLLLTPGPLSTSESVRQAMLQDWCTWDKDYNEGVVTVIREQLLKLAGLDGEYTTVLLQGSGTYAVEATLSCAVRPQDKLLIVANGAYGKRMGDIARRHGLNHVLVSLKETAPVTPEAVRRALEEHPDITHLAMVHCETTTGILNPVEAVARAIRGRGLTFIVDAMSSFGGIPIDIRKLGIDFLVSSANKCIQGVPGFGFVIARRSFLSRCEGVSRSLSLDLYDQWAEMEKGHGKWRFTSPTHVVRAFFQAVKELEDEGGVEARHDRYRENHAALVEGMRRSGFRTLLPDELQSPIITSFLYPEEDFDFQKFYEALKERGFVIYPGKISEAPTFRIGNIGDVFPDDFRRLAEAVADIRRNK; translated from the coding sequence ATGAGAAATTACCTTCTTCTTACCCCCGGCCCGCTGAGCACTTCCGAATCCGTCCGCCAGGCCATGCTTCAGGACTGGTGCACCTGGGACAAGGATTACAACGAGGGCGTGGTCACCGTCATCCGGGAACAGCTTTTGAAGCTGGCGGGGCTGGACGGCGAATACACCACCGTTCTTTTACAGGGCAGCGGCACCTATGCCGTGGAAGCCACGCTGAGCTGCGCCGTCAGGCCGCAGGACAAGCTGCTGATCGTCGCCAACGGTGCGTACGGCAAGCGCATGGGGGACATCGCCCGCCGCCATGGCCTGAATCACGTCCTCGTTTCCCTGAAGGAGACGGCGCCCGTGACGCCGGAGGCCGTGCGGCGCGCGCTGGAGGAACACCCGGACATCACCCACCTGGCCATGGTGCACTGCGAGACCACCACCGGCATTCTGAATCCGGTGGAGGCCGTCGCCAGGGCGATCCGCGGTCGCGGCCTGACGTTCATCGTGGACGCCATGAGCAGCTTCGGCGGCATTCCCATTGACATCCGCAAGCTGGGAATCGACTTCCTGGTCAGCAGCGCGAACAAGTGCATCCAGGGCGTTCCGGGTTTCGGCTTCGTCATTGCCAGACGCTCCTTCCTGTCCCGGTGCGAGGGGGTCTCCCGCTCCCTGTCCCTGGATTTGTATGACCAGTGGGCGGAGATGGAGAAGGGCCATGGCAAGTGGCGCTTTACCTCTCCCACGCATGTGGTGCGCGCCTTCTTCCAGGCCGTGAAGGAGCTGGAAGATGAGGGCGGCGTGGAAGCGCGCCATGACCGGTACCGGGAAAACCATGCGGCGCTGGTGGAGGGGATGCGCCGGAGCGGGTTCCGGACCCTGCTGCCGGACGAACTCCAGTCCCCCATCATCACGTCCTTCCTGTACCCGGAGGAGGATTTTGATTTCCAGAAGTTTTATGAGGCCTTGAAGGAACGGGGATTCGTCATTTACCCCGGCAAGATTTCGGAAGCCCCTACCTTCCGCATCGGCAATATCGGGGACGTGTTCCCGGACGATTTCCGCCGCCTGGCGGAGGCCGTGGCGGATATCCGCCGGAACAAGTAG
- the phnX gene encoding phosphonoacetaldehyde hydrolase: MNKVSCIIMDWAGTAVDFGCFAPLNVFLSVFREKGLDITYRQAREPMGLLKVDHIRAILEMEPVREQFERKYGRSWNESDVRELYAGFETHLFASLKDFTTPIPGVVETLEGLKARGIKVGSTTGYTAEMMDIVRPGAAARGYVVDNLVTPDEVPAGRPAPYMVYRNMIDLEIPSVDQVVKVGDTMADIREGLSAKVHTVGIITGSNELGLSEEEYEAMPAAELNRMKEEVRRRMLDAGAHYVLDSIRELPACIEEINASMNR; the protein is encoded by the coding sequence ATGAATAAAGTCAGTTGCATCATCATGGATTGGGCCGGTACGGCCGTGGACTTCGGCTGTTTCGCCCCTTTGAACGTTTTTTTGAGCGTGTTCAGGGAAAAGGGCCTGGATATCACCTACAGGCAGGCGCGGGAACCCATGGGGTTGCTGAAAGTGGACCACATCCGCGCCATTCTGGAAATGGAGCCGGTTCGCGAACAGTTTGAGAGGAAGTACGGCCGTTCCTGGAATGAATCCGACGTGCGGGAGCTTTACGCCGGGTTTGAAACGCACCTGTTCGCCTCCCTGAAGGATTTCACCACCCCCATTCCCGGCGTGGTGGAAACGCTGGAGGGGCTGAAGGCCCGTGGCATCAAAGTCGGGTCCACCACGGGCTACACGGCGGAGATGATGGACATTGTGCGTCCCGGGGCTGCCGCCCGGGGTTACGTGGTGGACAACCTGGTGACGCCGGACGAAGTGCCCGCGGGCCGTCCCGCGCCGTACATGGTTTACCGGAACATGATTGACCTGGAGATCCCCTCCGTGGACCAGGTGGTGAAGGTGGGCGATACGATGGCGGATATCCGGGAAGGATTGAGTGCGAAAGTGCACACCGTGGGCATCATCACGGGCAGCAATGAACTGGGCCTGAGCGAGGAGGAATATGAGGCCATGCCCGCCGCAGAATTGAACAGAATGAAGGAGGAAGTGCGCCGCCGCATGCTGGACGCGGGAGCGCATTACGTGCTGGATTCCATTCGTGAACTGCCCGCCTGCATTGAGGAGATCAACGCCTCCATGAACCGCTAG
- a CDS encoding 4Fe-4S binding protein yields MTGPGLISLFCFLMTAAHFLRGGMHAGVILCMGLAALSFSRRGWLRRSVTFLLLASLLFWGAETWHLARLRMMEGLPFLRLAAILAGVLLLHAAAILWRRRGEKDLPVPELARSRVFSASVLFLFLLDALAPFRLLLGERVLPWQGVNGFVILLLAWWGGYCAEGLLNPQASPRRRRLMWTVFASVFFLQFLLGVTVASSLLMTGRLHVPVPFMMISGPVYRGEGIFMLALFSVSVLLAGSAWCSHLCYFGVWDCLSAASSRRKGRPVKGGKGLRDWRWAALAAAVGTPLLLSLWGLPVEYALAVALAAAFLAPLAWRMSAAGGVREYCSRFCPMGLAAGLLGRLSPWRMLVKETCTGCMQCAAACRDLAISREGGACRISRRCTLCRDCISRCSHGALGLGMAGPFSSVPSARADMYFVTLVSVMHVVFLATARV; encoded by the coding sequence ATGACCGGCCCCGGACTCATCTCCTTGTTCTGCTTTCTGATGACGGCCGCCCATTTTTTGCGCGGCGGGATGCATGCGGGCGTCATTTTGTGCATGGGGCTGGCGGCGCTTTCGTTTTCCCGGCGCGGCTGGCTCCGCAGGAGCGTCACGTTCCTGCTGCTGGCCTCCCTGCTTTTCTGGGGGGCGGAAACCTGGCATCTGGCCAGGCTGCGGATGATGGAGGGACTGCCGTTTCTGCGGCTGGCCGCCATTCTGGCGGGCGTACTGCTGCTTCATGCGGCGGCCATCCTGTGGCGCAGGCGCGGGGAGAAGGATTTGCCTGTTCCGGAGCTGGCGCGCAGCCGCGTGTTTTCCGCCTCCGTGCTATTTCTGTTTCTGCTGGATGCGCTGGCCCCTTTCCGCCTGCTGCTGGGAGAGCGTGTTCTGCCGTGGCAGGGCGTCAACGGATTCGTGATTCTTCTTCTGGCCTGGTGGGGAGGCTATTGTGCGGAGGGGCTGCTGAATCCGCAGGCGTCTCCCCGCAGGCGGCGGCTGATGTGGACCGTATTCGCCTCCGTGTTTTTTCTTCAGTTTCTGCTGGGCGTGACGGTGGCTTCCTCCCTTCTGATGACGGGCAGGCTGCATGTTCCCGTGCCGTTCATGATGATTTCCGGCCCGGTTTACCGGGGAGAAGGCATCTTCATGCTGGCGCTGTTCAGCGTATCCGTCCTTCTGGCCGGGAGCGCGTGGTGCAGCCATCTGTGCTACTTCGGGGTGTGGGACTGCCTGTCCGCCGCCTCCTCCCGCAGAAAGGGGCGTCCGGTGAAGGGAGGCAAGGGCCTCCGGGACTGGAGATGGGCGGCCCTCGCCGCAGCGGTGGGAACGCCGCTGCTCCTGTCCCTGTGGGGACTCCCGGTGGAATACGCCCTGGCGGTTGCGCTTGCCGCGGCTTTCCTGGCTCCCCTGGCCTGGAGAATGAGCGCCGCGGGCGGCGTGAGGGAATATTGCAGCAGGTTTTGCCCCATGGGGCTGGCCGCCGGTTTGCTGGGCAGGCTGTCCCCCTGGCGCATGCTCGTGAAGGAGACGTGCACCGGGTGCATGCAGTGCGCCGCCGCCTGCCGTGACCTCGCCATCTCGCGCGAGGGCGGGGCCTGCCGCATTTCCAGGCGCTGCACCCTTTGCCGGGACTGCATTTCCCGGTGTTCCCACGGCGCTCTGGGCCTCGGCATGGCCGGTCCCTTCTCCTCTGTGCCGTCCGCGCGGGCGGACATGTATTTTGTAACGCTGGTTTCCGTCATGCACGTGGTGTTCCTGGCGACGGCGCGAGTCTGA
- a CDS encoding TIM-barrel domain-containing protein: MGNSIDHGMFRKSVLLAFGLSFSFSGLAVAASGELTPEQQVQPVEGARKINPAAVEVLLGKNHRMTFDFYGDNVFRIFRDDKGGIIRDPKAEPEARILADNPRKPVSRLDVDQQGDVVTITTGKIRIEIDKKTSLLKIINLKDNSVVVEQAAPVLFEKGSTSFSLKAKPDEYFYGGGVQNGRFSHKGKVISIENQNSWTDGGVASPTPFYWSTGGYGVMWHTFKKGQYDFGSREKNLVSLSHDENYLDVFFMVNDGPVSLLGDFYQLTGAPVLLPKFAFYQGHLNAYNRDYWKEDEKGILFEDGKRYKESQKDNGGIKESLNGELNNYQFSGRAVVDRYKAHDMPLGWLLPNDGYGAGYGQTDTLDGNIANLKNLADYARKNGVEIGLWTQSDLHPKPEISALLQRDIVKEVRDAGVRVLKTDVAWVGAGYSFGLNGITDVAQIMTYYGNNSRPFIISLDGWAGTQRYAGIWSGDQTGGVWEYIRFHIPTYIGSGLSGQPNICSDMDGIFGGKNPLVNVRDFQWKTFTPMELNMDGWGANEKYPHAFGEPYTSINRWYLKLKSELLPYAYSIAEESVSGLPMIRAMFLEYPNPYTLGKATQYQFLYGPYFLVAPVYQETRADKEGNDVRHGIYLPEGQWIDYFTGDLYEGGKIYNDVDAPLWKLPVFVKNGAIIPMANPSNNVSEINPNLRIYELYPHGSTSFTAYDDDGVTEEYRAGKGVRTLVESRADDKNNVTVTVHPAVGDFNGFQKKKATEFRINVTQKPSSVSAKVGENSVNLAEANSMEDFKSRENVYFYDQAPNLNRFATKGSDFEKKVIAKNPQLLVKLAPADITAVPTVLSVEGFRFEPAEKYRVSSGALTAPANARVTEENAAAYTLTPSWDAVPNADFYEIEFGGMLYTTIKGTEFLFEDLEAETPYSFNVRAVNKDGHSAWTAISAKTKANPLEFAIPGIEGETSVENQGNSLTKLFDFKEKDAWHTKYNEKAVPFDLVLDLKTINKLEKFHYVPREDGGNGTLLKGSISYSMDRENWTKAGTFQWDKNGDVKIFNFKDAPTARYIKLNVTEGVGDYGSGREIYVFKVPGTESYLPGDINNDGKIDRNDLTSYINYTGLRKGDSDFEGYISNGDINKNGLIDAYDISVVATQLEDEADQPQEEAARKDEEGDKKEGDGEKKKAAEEAKKKARLDGKLLLSADKKRYAKGDAVKVTVKGRNLRLVNALSFALPYDPKDLEFVGVEVKNMKKMENLTNDRLHTNGTKALYPTFVNIGDKEPVEGTSELFVLKFKARRDVKFQPKLTDGMVVDKKLNTRKL; encoded by the coding sequence ATGGGAAACTCAATTGACCATGGCATGTTCCGGAAGTCCGTCCTGCTGGCTTTCGGATTGTCTTTTTCCTTCTCCGGTCTCGCCGTTGCCGCATCGGGAGAACTGACCCCGGAACAACAGGTCCAGCCCGTTGAAGGCGCCAGGAAAATCAACCCTGCCGCCGTGGAAGTGCTGCTTGGCAAGAACCACCGGATGACATTCGATTTTTACGGGGACAACGTTTTCCGGATTTTCCGGGATGACAAGGGCGGCATTATCCGCGACCCCAAGGCGGAGCCGGAAGCCCGCATCCTGGCGGACAACCCCCGGAAGCCGGTTTCCCGCCTGGACGTGGACCAGCAGGGAGATGTGGTCACCATCACCACAGGGAAGATCAGGATTGAAATAGACAAAAAGACCTCTCTTCTCAAGATCATCAACCTGAAGGACAATTCCGTGGTGGTGGAGCAGGCGGCCCCCGTCCTTTTTGAAAAGGGCAGCACCAGCTTTTCCCTGAAAGCGAAGCCGGATGAATATTTCTACGGCGGCGGCGTGCAGAACGGCCGTTTTTCCCACAAGGGGAAGGTGATTTCCATTGAGAACCAGAACAGCTGGACGGATGGCGGCGTGGCTTCCCCCACTCCCTTCTACTGGTCCACCGGCGGCTACGGCGTCATGTGGCATACCTTCAAGAAGGGCCAGTATGATTTCGGCTCCAGGGAGAAGAACCTGGTCAGCCTTTCGCATGATGAAAATTACCTGGACGTCTTTTTCATGGTCAACGACGGGCCCGTCAGCCTGCTGGGGGATTTCTACCAGCTTACCGGCGCCCCCGTCCTGCTGCCCAAGTTCGCCTTTTACCAGGGCCACCTGAACGCCTACAACCGGGATTACTGGAAGGAAGACGAGAAGGGCATCCTGTTTGAGGACGGAAAACGGTACAAGGAAAGCCAGAAGGATAACGGAGGCATTAAGGAATCCCTGAACGGGGAGTTGAACAATTACCAGTTTTCCGGCCGCGCCGTGGTGGACCGCTACAAGGCCCATGACATGCCGCTGGGATGGCTCCTGCCGAACGATGGCTACGGAGCCGGCTACGGCCAGACGGATACCCTGGACGGCAATATCGCGAATTTGAAGAACCTGGCGGACTACGCCAGGAAGAACGGCGTGGAAATAGGCCTGTGGACCCAGTCCGACCTGCATCCCAAGCCGGAAATCAGCGCCCTGCTCCAGCGCGACATCGTGAAGGAGGTGAGGGACGCCGGAGTGCGCGTGCTGAAGACGGACGTCGCCTGGGTGGGCGCCGGCTATTCCTTCGGCCTGAACGGCATTACGGACGTGGCCCAGATCATGACCTATTACGGTAACAACAGCCGACCGTTCATCATTTCCCTGGACGGCTGGGCCGGAACCCAGCGTTATGCCGGCATCTGGTCGGGCGACCAGACGGGCGGCGTCTGGGAGTACATCCGTTTCCATATTCCCACCTACATCGGCTCCGGCCTCTCCGGCCAGCCCAACATCTGTTCGGACATGGACGGCATTTTCGGCGGGAAGAATCCGCTGGTGAACGTCCGCGATTTCCAGTGGAAGACCTTCACTCCCATGGAGCTGAACATGGACGGCTGGGGAGCCAATGAAAAGTATCCCCACGCCTTCGGGGAACCCTATACCTCCATCAACCGGTGGTACCTCAAGCTCAAGTCGGAATTGCTTCCGTACGCCTACAGCATCGCGGAGGAATCCGTTTCCGGCCTGCCCATGATCCGGGCCATGTTCCTGGAATACCCCAATCCCTACACGCTGGGGAAGGCCACGCAGTACCAGTTCCTGTACGGCCCCTATTTTCTGGTGGCGCCCGTTTACCAGGAAACCAGGGCGGACAAGGAGGGGAATGACGTGCGCCACGGCATTTACCTGCCGGAAGGACAATGGATCGATTATTTCACCGGGGATTTGTATGAAGGCGGCAAGATTTACAATGACGTTGACGCTCCCCTGTGGAAACTGCCCGTGTTTGTCAAGAACGGCGCGATCATTCCCATGGCCAATCCGAGCAACAATGTCTCGGAAATCAATCCTAACCTGCGCATTTACGAGCTTTACCCGCACGGCAGCACTTCCTTTACCGCGTATGACGACGACGGCGTGACGGAGGAATACAGGGCCGGCAAGGGTGTCCGCACCCTGGTTGAATCCCGGGCGGACGACAAGAACAACGTGACCGTCACCGTTCATCCGGCGGTGGGGGATTTCAACGGCTTCCAGAAGAAGAAGGCCACGGAGTTCCGCATCAATGTGACGCAGAAGCCGTCCAGCGTTTCCGCCAAAGTCGGGGAAAACAGCGTCAACCTGGCGGAAGCGAATTCCATGGAGGATTTCAAGTCCCGGGAGAACGTGTATTTCTATGACCAGGCTCCCAACCTGAACAGGTTTGCGACCAAGGGAAGCGATTTTGAGAAGAAGGTGATTGCCAAAAACCCGCAGCTGCTGGTGAAGCTGGCCCCGGCGGATATTACGGCTGTCCCCACCGTGCTTTCCGTGGAAGGCTTCCGCTTTGAACCCGCGGAAAAATACCGTGTCTCTTCCGGCGCCCTGACCGCTCCCGCTAATGCCAGGGTGACGGAGGAAAACGCGGCCGCATATACCTTGACTCCTTCATGGGATGCTGTTCCGAACGCTGATTTTTATGAAATCGAATTCGGCGGAATGCTGTATACCACCATCAAGGGGACGGAGTTCCTGTTTGAGGATTTGGAGGCGGAAACGCCCTATTCCTTCAATGTACGCGCCGTCAACAAGGACGGCCATTCCGCCTGGACGGCCATCAGCGCGAAGACCAAGGCCAACCCGCTTGAGTTCGCCATTCCGGGAATCGAAGGTGAAACGAGCGTGGAAAACCAGGGCAATTCCCTGACGAAACTCTTTGACTTCAAGGAAAAGGACGCGTGGCACACGAAGTACAACGAGAAGGCCGTGCCGTTTGACCTGGTTCTGGACCTGAAGACCATCAACAAGCTTGAGAAGTTCCATTACGTTCCGCGTGAGGACGGCGGCAACGGAACGCTCCTGAAGGGCTCCATTTCCTACAGCATGGACCGGGAAAACTGGACGAAGGCCGGAACGTTCCAGTGGGACAAGAATGGCGACGTGAAGATCTTCAACTTCAAGGACGCCCCCACGGCGCGCTACATCAAGCTGAATGTCACGGAAGGCGTGGGCGACTACGGCTCCGGCAGGGAAATCTACGTCTTCAAGGTGCCGGGCACGGAAAGCTATCTGCCGGGCGACATCAATAATGACGGCAAGATCGACCGGAACGACCTGACCTCCTACATCAACTACACGGGCCTGCGGAAAGGCGATTCCGACTTTGAAGGCTACATCAGCAACGGAGACATCAACAAGAATGGCCTTATTGACGCTTACGATATTTCCGTGGTAGCCACCCAGCTGGAAGACGAAGCCGACCAGCCGCAGGAAGAAGCCGCCAGGAAGGACGAGGAAGGGGATAAGAAGGAAGGGGACGGCGAGAAGAAGAAAGCCGCCGAGGAGGCAAAGAAGAAAGCCCGCTTGGACGGAAAGCTCCTGCTCAGCGCCGATAAGAAGAGGTACGCCAAGGGAGACGCCGTCAAGGTGACCGTGAAGGGCCGGAACCTCCGGCTGGTGAATGCTCTGAGCTTTGCCCTCCCGTACGATCCCAAGGATTTGGAATTCGTGGGCGTGGAGGTTAAGAACATGAAGAAGATGGAGAACCTGACGAACGACAGGCTTCATACGAACGGAACCAAGGCCCTGTATCCCACCTTCGTCAATATCGGGGACAAGGAACCTGTGGAGGGAACCTCCGAGCTGTTTGTGCTGAAGTTCAAGGCCCGTCGCGACGTGAAGTTCCAGCCGAAGCTCACGGACGGCATGGTGGTGGATAAAAAGCTGAACACCAGGAAATTGTAA
- the hpf gene encoding ribosome hibernation-promoting factor, HPF/YfiA family translates to MQKVNVNTPITITGRHVEVTDAIREFVTKKIEGIRLDFPRIMEVKVLLDVQRDRKISQVILFCSDHITIDASTEGTDMYACIDETITKIMRRMRKHKTRLMKNFRPHHQETIRKLDETVYDDSVLDYPGDSKEDPEPLLIHRESYNLKKLYKEEAIMELELSDKPFVLYRNARRDVLQIVYRRPDGDYSIIELGTSL, encoded by the coding sequence ATGCAAAAGGTAAACGTAAACACACCCATTACGATCACGGGGCGCCACGTGGAAGTCACAGACGCGATTCGGGAATTCGTAACGAAAAAGATTGAGGGGATCCGCCTGGACTTCCCACGCATTATGGAGGTTAAAGTATTGCTTGATGTGCAACGCGACCGCAAGATTTCCCAGGTGATTCTGTTCTGCTCGGACCACATCACCATTGACGCTTCCACGGAAGGGACGGACATGTACGCCTGCATCGACGAAACGATCACCAAAATCATGCGCCGCATGCGCAAGCACAAGACGCGCCTGATGAAAAATTTCCGCCCCCATCACCAGGAAACCATCCGCAAGCTGGATGAAACGGTATATGACGATTCCGTACTGGATTACCCCGGAGATTCCAAGGAAGACCCGGAACCCCTCCTCATTCACAGAGAAAGCTACAATCTCAAGAAGCTTTACAAGGAGGAAGCCATCATGGAACTGGAACTTTCCGACAAGCCCTTCGTGCTCTACAGGAATGCGCGACGCGACGTGCTCCAGATCGTGTACCGGAGGCCGGACGGGGACTACTCCATTATTGAACTAGGCACCAGCCTGTGA
- a CDS encoding ABC-F family ATP-binding cassette domain-containing protein, with amino-acid sequence MLTIKNLTKSHAGRTLFRETEMTINWGERVALVGPNGAGKSTLFRMILGEDTPDEGSINMDEYAMVGYLPQEASEPKDETVLEIAMGITPEMERAIHVIRTAENANKTDTPEYAEAIDTFNAANGYQLEPKAKKILKGLAFRESDFHRPAREMSGGWIMRAYLAKLLVLEPDLLMLDEPTNHLDLLSLLWLQRYLKNYPGAILMISHDRDFMDELVESVYDIDNEELVEYRGNYSDFLKQRDMRFEQLQAAYRNQQKEIAHIQEFIDRFRSINSKAGQVQSRIKQLEKMKLIQKPVARRKVFKFNFPQPPRSTQKVIELEKICQSYGDHKVYENLDLLVERGERTVLVGPNGAGKSTLLKILAGIIPIDSGKRTPGTTTRIGYFSQARTENLNTENTVLEEIMKCNAEIREEEARSILGSFLFRRLDVEKRVSVLSGGEKSRLSLVKFLVDPPNLLLMDEPTTHLDLLSVEALVQALKHYEGTLVFISHDVHFIRSLAEKTLHVNRGTITTYAGGYDYYLEKSGILDDEKGGITAE; translated from the coding sequence ATGCTGACGATCAAAAACCTCACGAAATCCCACGCCGGACGCACCCTGTTCCGGGAAACGGAAATGACCATTAACTGGGGGGAACGGGTTGCCCTGGTAGGCCCCAACGGCGCGGGCAAGTCCACCCTGTTCCGCATGATTCTGGGAGAAGATACGCCGGACGAAGGCTCTATCAACATGGATGAATACGCCATGGTGGGCTATCTTCCGCAGGAAGCCAGCGAACCGAAGGATGAAACCGTGCTGGAAATAGCCATGGGCATCACGCCGGAAATGGAACGCGCCATCCACGTCATCCGGACGGCGGAAAACGCCAACAAGACGGATACGCCGGAGTATGCGGAGGCCATTGACACCTTTAACGCCGCCAACGGCTACCAGCTGGAACCCAAGGCCAAGAAAATCCTCAAGGGGCTGGCCTTCCGGGAAAGCGACTTCCACCGCCCCGCTCGGGAAATGTCCGGCGGCTGGATCATGCGCGCGTACCTGGCCAAACTGCTCGTCCTGGAACCGGACCTCCTGATGCTGGACGAACCCACCAACCACCTGGACCTCCTTTCCCTGCTGTGGCTCCAGCGCTACCTGAAAAACTACCCCGGCGCCATCCTGATGATTTCCCACGACCGGGATTTCATGGACGAACTGGTGGAAAGCGTGTACGACATCGACAACGAGGAACTGGTGGAATACCGCGGCAACTACTCGGATTTCCTGAAACAAAGGGACATGCGCTTTGAACAGCTTCAGGCCGCCTACCGCAACCAGCAGAAGGAAATCGCGCACATCCAGGAATTCATCGACCGCTTCCGCTCCATCAACTCCAAGGCCGGGCAGGTCCAGAGCCGCATCAAGCAACTGGAAAAGATGAAGCTCATCCAAAAACCCGTGGCCCGCAGGAAGGTGTTCAAATTCAACTTTCCCCAGCCTCCGCGCAGCACCCAGAAGGTCATTGAGCTGGAAAAAATCTGCCAGTCCTACGGCGACCACAAGGTTTATGAAAACCTGGACCTGCTGGTGGAACGGGGAGAACGCACCGTGCTGGTGGGCCCCAACGGCGCGGGCAAGTCCACCCTGCTGAAAATCCTGGCGGGCATCATCCCCATTGACTCGGGAAAACGCACTCCCGGCACCACCACGCGCATCGGCTACTTCTCCCAGGCACGCACGGAAAACCTGAATACGGAAAACACCGTCCTGGAGGAAATCATGAAGTGCAACGCTGAAATCCGGGAGGAGGAGGCCCGATCCATCCTGGGCTCCTTCCTGTTCCGGAGGCTGGATGTGGAAAAACGCGTCAGCGTGCTTTCCGGCGGAGAAAAATCACGGCTCAGCCTGGTCAAGTTCCTGGTGGACCCGCCCAACCTCCTGCTGATGGACGAACCGACCACCCACCTGGACCTCCTGTCCGTGGAAGCCCTGGTGCAGGCCCTGAAACATTATGAGGGGACCCTGGTCTTCATCTCCCACGACGTGCACTTCATCCGCTCCCTGGCGGAAAAAACCCTGCACGTGAACCGGGGAACCATCACCACCTATGCGGGCGGGTACGATTATTACCTGGAAAAGTCAGGCATTCTGGACGACGAAAAAGGCGGCATCACGGCGGAATAA